A part of Methanohalobium evestigatum Z-7303 genomic DNA contains:
- a CDS encoding ATP-grasp domain-containing protein — MTDNKKKILIICEQSDIHLIMESFNHTDNYQISIETTEDILGRGVTNALKDIIQQINNNPDMYDGVVGTHDSSAVFASVICEHTGMPGISVEGVVNCQNKYISRQLQEKIVPEYIPNFCLDEEYLSNLEKSLPAFAKPVRSNVSFAAQKIDTTKDLQQLINDFGEYIKDYNQYYVDSLSLSSYDNPENLYTCNKFLCEELIFGTQVTADCYVYNQKAHVFALTKAAFFDDKISFSHHEFPYQVSPETEQKIYNMIDKLAKNLKLDNTFINVELKIDEKTGNVSIIEVNARIAFQFAKTIETVKGFDPLHLICDLASGDEPDIYPEFAPEYSMCYNFELRKFSDKLVTKIPDARNIARIKKIYPGVEIRNLILNGGKLSDYKHNPESYRYCILDIPGNNKEEIMDKLEDIKAMLNYRFMDIEETEYPLQGQSF, encoded by the coding sequence TTGACTGACAATAAAAAGAAAATACTCATAATATGTGAGCAAAGTGATATCCATCTGATTATGGAAAGCTTCAACCATACTGATAACTATCAGATTAGTATAGAAACCACAGAAGATATTCTTGGGAGAGGTGTCACAAACGCTCTAAAAGACATCATCCAGCAAATCAACAATAATCCTGATATGTATGACGGAGTGGTGGGAACCCATGATTCATCTGCAGTTTTTGCATCGGTTATATGTGAACATACAGGTATGCCTGGTATTTCTGTAGAAGGTGTAGTTAACTGTCAGAACAAATATATATCACGGCAATTACAGGAAAAAATTGTCCCTGAATACATTCCTAACTTTTGTTTGGATGAAGAGTATCTCAGCAATTTGGAAAAATCTTTACCGGCATTTGCCAAACCTGTACGATCCAATGTATCATTTGCGGCTCAAAAAATTGATACTACCAAAGACCTACAGCAATTAATTAATGATTTTGGAGAGTATATCAAGGATTACAACCAGTATTATGTGGACTCACTATCATTGTCAAGTTATGATAATCCTGAAAACCTGTATACATGTAACAAGTTTTTATGTGAAGAACTAATTTTTGGTACACAGGTAACTGCTGATTGTTATGTGTACAACCAGAAAGCACATGTTTTTGCGCTTACAAAAGCAGCTTTTTTTGATGATAAAATAAGTTTTTCCCATCATGAGTTTCCTTATCAGGTTTCGCCTGAAACAGAACAAAAAATCTATAATATGATTGATAAACTGGCAAAGAATCTAAAACTTGACAACACTTTCATCAATGTAGAATTAAAAATTGATGAAAAAACCGGTAATGTATCTATTATCGAAGTTAATGCACGTATTGCTTTCCAGTTTGCAAAAACCATTGAAACTGTCAAAGGATTTGATCCACTCCATTTAATCTGTGATCTGGCATCTGGAGATGAACCTGATATTTATCCTGAGTTTGCTCCTGAATATTCGATGTGTTACAATTTTGAACTACGCAAATTTTCAGACAAACTGGTAACAAAAATACCGGATGCAAGAAATATAGCCCGGATAAAAAAAATCTATCCAGGAGTTGAAATACGAAACCTCATTTTAAATGGGGGTAAGTTATCCGATTACAAACACAACCCTGAAAGTTACAGGTACTGTATACTTGATATTCCGGG
- a CDS encoding metal-dependent hydrolase family protein translates to MENSVQTVLKGATIFDGTDNGFHTDALLVFQDDEIVYIGSQKDCDIKIDDESLFYDVSGQFIIPGLIDTHVHLDLHGFPDTYQENLLDDKYRAIRAAIDMEKTVNSGFTTVRNVGSVNYIDIAVKKAVEDGLIAGPRILTSGKIICMQSAGSEYFSGMYREADGVDENRKAAREQLKEGVDFLKVMATGAIMNPGGIPGAPQLDVEEISAVVDEGLKLGIYTAAHAHGSEGIKNAIKAGVRTIEHGTLADEQTLKMMKNNNVYLVSTLSSNYFMVRKENEALIPDFMREKAEEVAQMRKNVIRKALEIGVKVIMGTDAGTPFNYHGNNSMELVRYVRENLMTPEQAIIASTRTAAEAIGLGDVTGTLEVGKSADCVILNKNPMEDISCLLETQNIIMTFKEGNPQKCLCEWNI, encoded by the coding sequence ATGGAGAATTCTGTGCAAACTGTTCTAAAAGGTGCTACTATCTTTGATGGGACAGATAATGGTTTTCATACTGATGCTTTGTTGGTATTTCAGGATGATGAAATTGTATATATTGGTTCACAAAAAGATTGTGATATAAAAATAGATGATGAATCATTGTTTTATGATGTATCTGGTCAATTTATAATACCGGGTCTTATAGATACCCATGTTCATCTGGATTTACATGGTTTTCCAGATACTTATCAGGAAAACCTTCTGGATGATAAATACAGGGCTATTCGTGCAGCTATAGATATGGAAAAGACTGTAAATTCAGGGTTTACTACAGTCAGAAACGTGGGTTCTGTAAATTATATAGATATTGCTGTAAAAAAGGCTGTCGAAGATGGGCTTATTGCAGGTCCACGTATATTGACAAGTGGTAAAATAATCTGTATGCAATCTGCTGGAAGTGAGTATTTTTCCGGTATGTATCGCGAAGCGGATGGGGTGGATGAAAACCGAAAAGCTGCACGTGAGCAACTTAAAGAAGGTGTAGATTTTCTTAAAGTCATGGCAACAGGAGCAATAATGAATCCCGGAGGGATACCAGGTGCACCACAGCTTGATGTCGAAGAAATAAGTGCAGTTGTAGATGAGGGTTTAAAACTGGGTATATATACAGCAGCCCATGCACATGGTTCAGAGGGTATTAAAAACGCTATTAAAGCAGGTGTCAGAACGATTGAACATGGAACACTGGCGGATGAACAAACGCTGAAGATGATGAAAAATAACAATGTATATTTAGTATCTACTCTGTCATCAAATTATTTCATGGTACGAAAGGAAAATGAAGCTTTGATTCCAGATTTTATGCGTGAAAAGGCTGAAGAAGTAGCCCAGATGCGTAAAAATGTTATTCGCAAGGCGTTGGAAATAGGGGTAAAGGTTATTATGGGTACTGATGCCGGTACACCATTCAATTATCATGGAAACAATAGTATGGAACTTGTTAGATATGTTAGAGAAAACCTGATGACACCTGAACAAGCTATTATTGCATCAACCCGTACAGCTGCAGAGGCTATTGGTCTGGGTGATGTTACAGGGACACTTGAAGTTGGGAAATCCGCAGATTGTGTAATCCTTAATAAAAATCCAATGGAAGATATATCCTGCCTTCTGGAAACTCAAAATATCATTATGACTTTTAAGGAAGGTAATCCACAAAAGTGTTTGTGTGAATGGAACATATAA
- a CDS encoding histone deacetylase family protein, with translation MTSIIYHPDYLKHNTGNHPESSIRLSHAVEYLEKQDVFKNHPLVEPNTAEISQIQTIHTPDYIKKVEYHCNNEIPLDPDTVVSKDSYRAALLAAGGSIRAVNETYTNNSAFALVRPPGHHAESDRAKGFCLFNNIAIAAKYAQSQGMKRVLIIDWDVHHGNGTQHSFYSDSTVMYMSTHRYPWFPGTGWMDETGSGEGEGYNINVPLFAGSTDDEYAYVFDKIFMPVALQFQPDIIMVSAGMDAQENDMLGGMKLTSEGFATLAGYIKRIADLTCKQFILVLEGGYQHEKLAESIYQVITAINSEPHLIEIQKNNVSENVLKRVDEVIGIQRQWWNI, from the coding sequence ATGACATCCATCATATACCATCCGGATTATCTCAAACACAATACTGGCAACCACCCTGAATCATCCATACGTCTCAGCCATGCTGTAGAGTATCTGGAAAAGCAAGATGTTTTTAAAAACCATCCTTTAGTAGAACCTAATACCGCTGAAATATCCCAGATTCAAACTATCCACACACCAGATTATATTAAAAAAGTTGAATATCATTGCAACAATGAAATACCTCTTGACCCTGATACTGTTGTATCAAAGGATTCATATCGTGCAGCTCTTCTTGCTGCCGGTGGGTCTATCAGAGCAGTAAATGAAACATATACCAATAATTCCGCTTTTGCACTGGTACGACCTCCCGGACATCACGCTGAATCCGATAGAGCAAAAGGGTTCTGTCTTTTTAATAATATAGCCATTGCTGCAAAATATGCTCAATCACAGGGAATGAAACGTGTTCTTATAATCGACTGGGACGTCCATCACGGAAACGGTACCCAGCATTCATTTTATTCAGATTCCACTGTAATGTATATGTCTACTCACCGCTATCCATGGTTTCCGGGTACCGGATGGATGGATGAAACCGGATCTGGAGAAGGTGAAGGATACAACATCAACGTTCCATTATTTGCCGGTTCAACCGATGACGAGTATGCCTATGTTTTTGATAAAATATTTATGCCTGTAGCATTGCAGTTTCAGCCCGACATAATTATGGTATCTGCAGGGATGGATGCACAGGAAAATGATATGCTTGGCGGCATGAAGTTAACTTCTGAAGGATTTGCTACACTGGCAGGATATATCAAAAGAATTGCCGACCTTACCTGCAAACAGTTTATATTGGTATTGGAAGGCGGATATCAACATGAAAAACTGGCTGAATCTATCTATCAGGTTATAACGGCTATAAATTCTGAGCCTCATTTAATAGAAATTCAGAAAAACAATGTTTCAGAAAATGTATTAAAAAGGGTGGACGAGGTTATCGGGATACAAAGGCAATGGTGGAATATTTAA
- the larA gene encoding nickel-dependent lactate racemase, whose amino-acid sequence MSSIKLPYGHDSLTLDIPDKNLSRVIVPEEPEITEDESSLMQKALENPVKSKRLSEIVDDESTVAVLVSDTTRPAPTSKMLPPLLNELYRGGIKDENITIVFGLGLHRNQTEEEMEKLVGSDIYNRVRCIEHDRERCRHIGDTSNGTPVEIFEEVLDSDMIVCTGNIEFHYYAGYSGGGKAILPAVSSEKTVMTNHEMMRDDKATTGVIESPVRTDIEEAAQMVGADFLFNVVLSSQKDIIYATAGDVIEAHRKGVKYLDSIYKVKVEPSDIVVVSPGGYPKDLNLYQAVKGLENAKNAAVEGGSIILSAKCQECLGNAVFEKWTRELETPEETIEKFNCSFELGGHKAANIAKMAKKFNLYLVSNMPEEDAKNAFFKPAKSIQETLDNILAENPDASIQVMPYGVLTLPMNQ is encoded by the coding sequence ATGAGTTCGATAAAACTGCCGTATGGGCACGACAGTTTAACTCTGGATATACCAGACAAAAATTTATCACGTGTCATAGTTCCAGAAGAACCGGAAATTACAGAAGATGAATCATCTTTAATGCAAAAAGCTCTGGAAAATCCGGTAAAAAGTAAACGACTTTCAGAGATTGTAGATGATGAATCAACCGTAGCAGTGCTTGTAAGCGATACTACTCGTCCTGCTCCTACATCAAAGATGTTACCACCCCTTTTAAATGAACTGTATCGCGGAGGAATCAAGGATGAAAATATAACAATTGTATTTGGTCTTGGTCTCCACCGCAATCAGACTGAAGAAGAAATGGAAAAGCTTGTGGGTTCAGACATATACAATCGTGTCAGATGTATCGAGCATGACAGAGAACGCTGCAGACATATTGGTGATACAAGCAACGGAACTCCGGTAGAGATTTTTGAAGAAGTGCTTGATTCTGATATGATTGTCTGCACCGGTAATATAGAATTTCATTATTATGCCGGATATAGTGGCGGTGGAAAAGCAATCCTTCCAGCAGTAAGTTCTGAAAAAACCGTCATGACAAACCACGAAATGATGAGAGATGACAAGGCTACCACCGGTGTGATAGAAAGCCCTGTAAGAACCGATATAGAGGAAGCTGCACAGATGGTAGGGGCTGACTTTTTGTTTAATGTTGTATTAAGCAGTCAAAAAGATATAATTTATGCGACCGCTGGTGACGTGATTGAAGCCCATAGAAAGGGTGTAAAATATCTTGACAGCATTTATAAGGTTAAAGTCGAACCATCGGATATAGTAGTGGTAAGCCCCGGTGGATATCCAAAAGACCTGAATCTTTATCAGGCAGTTAAAGGTCTCGAAAATGCAAAAAATGCAGCTGTTGAAGGCGGCTCGATAATCCTTTCAGCTAAATGTCAGGAATGTCTCGGAAATGCTGTATTTGAAAAATGGACAAGAGAACTTGAAACTCCTGAAGAAACCATTGAAAAATTCAACTGTTCGTTTGAACTTGGTGGTCATAAAGCTGCAAATATTGCTAAAATGGCAAAAAAGTTCAATCTTTATCTGGTGTCCAATATGCCGGAAGAAGATGCTAAAAATGCGTTCTTCAAACCGGCAAAAAGCATACAGGAAACACTGGACAATATACTGGCAGAAAACCCCGATGCCAGTATACAGGTTATGCCTTATGGAGTTTTAACACTGCCAATGAACCAGTAA
- a CDS encoding sodium:solute symporter family protein, with product MAVSTPVLAVVVLIYLIVIFYLGLLGYRRTNETEDYMVAGRKINPYILALSYGATFISTSAIVGFGGAAGAYGMGLLWLTFMNIVFGIFIAFVVFGSRTRRMGVNLDAVTFPEFLGKRFQSRFIQGFSGALVGIFMPLYAGIVLIGGARFVETALSINYDVAVLILAIIIAAYVITGGLIAVMYTDALQGTLMFIGMGLLLIFTYIKLGGVTEAHQALTNMAYLVPEKLVASGHMGWTAMPELGSQIWWTVVSTFILGVGIGVLAQPQLAVRFMTVRSSSSLNKAVLVGGPFILMMAGVAYIVGSLSNVYFFDNFGKIALEVANGNTDLIMPEYINSAMPDLFVVLFMLTLLSAAMSTLSSQFHIMGTSIGHDFYKEFLKKGKGKTTSDVVTKIGIAVTIVVSVVLAYVLPISIIARATAIFMGLCTAAFLPMYMGALFWKGMTKEGAISSLIIGTFSSLSWLIFVHEKEAVPLGISQALFGNATLLSGVWTVVDPILVATPISLITAVVVSLKTKPPSNKHLKKCFNKIK from the coding sequence ATGGCTGTAAGTACCCCTGTTCTGGCAGTAGTTGTACTGATTTATCTAATAGTAATATTTTATTTGGGATTACTGGGATACAGACGGACGAATGAAACTGAAGATTATATGGTGGCTGGTCGAAAAATAAACCCCTATATTCTTGCGCTGTCCTATGGAGCTACATTTATAAGCACATCCGCTATAGTAGGTTTCGGTGGAGCAGCTGGTGCCTATGGAATGGGTCTTTTGTGGCTTACTTTTATGAATATAGTTTTTGGAATATTTATCGCATTTGTTGTGTTTGGTTCACGCACCCGCAGGATGGGTGTTAACTTAGATGCTGTAACATTTCCTGAATTTCTTGGTAAACGCTTCCAGTCACGTTTTATTCAGGGATTTTCAGGAGCACTGGTCGGTATATTCATGCCACTTTATGCCGGTATAGTACTGATTGGTGGAGCAAGGTTTGTTGAAACTGCTCTCTCAATTAACTACGATGTTGCTGTTTTAATACTGGCTATTATTATTGCAGCATATGTTATAACAGGGGGTTTAATTGCGGTAATGTATACCGATGCTCTTCAGGGTACCCTTATGTTTATCGGTATGGGTCTACTGCTTATTTTTACCTACATAAAACTTGGTGGTGTTACTGAAGCTCATCAGGCACTAACTAATATGGCATATCTTGTGCCTGAAAAGTTGGTTGCCAGCGGACACATGGGTTGGACTGCTATGCCTGAATTAGGTTCCCAAATATGGTGGACGGTTGTATCCACTTTTATACTCGGTGTAGGGATAGGCGTTCTTGCACAACCACAACTTGCAGTCAGGTTCATGACGGTAAGAAGCAGCAGTTCTCTGAACAAGGCAGTTCTTGTAGGTGGTCCTTTTATACTGATGATGGCAGGAGTGGCATATATTGTTGGTTCTCTTTCCAATGTTTACTTCTTTGATAACTTTGGAAAGATTGCACTTGAGGTTGCAAATGGTAATACCGACCTAATAATGCCGGAATACATCAACTCTGCAATGCCTGACCTTTTTGTAGTATTGTTCATGCTGACACTGTTATCAGCGGCAATGTCTACTTTAAGTTCACAGTTCCATATAATGGGTACTTCTATAGGTCACGATTTTTATAAAGAATTCCTCAAGAAAGGTAAAGGAAAAACCACTTCAGATGTTGTTACAAAAATAGGTATTGCGGTTACCATTGTTGTAAGTGTAGTGCTTGCCTATGTGCTTCCAATAAGTATTATTGCAAGAGCAACGGCTATATTTATGGGTCTGTGTACTGCAGCTTTTTTGCCAATGTATATGGGTGCACTTTTCTGGAAGGGTATGACAAAAGAGGGGGCTATATCAAGCCTTATAATCGGTACTTTCTCCAGTCTTTCCTGGCTTATATTTGTTCATGAAAAAGAAGCAGTTCCGCTCGGTATAAGTCAGGCACTGTTTGGAAATGCTACTCTGCTATCTGGTGTATGGACAGTAGTCGATCCGATATTGGTAGCAACACCAATTTCTTTGATAACAGCAGTAGTTGTAAGCCTTAAAACAAAACCACCCTCAAACAAACATTTGAAAAAGTGTTTCAACAAAATAAAATGA
- a CDS encoding symporter small accessory protein, whose protein sequence is MSHATTHQSLIEKGARTMLGIEDPYILLAYILSFLSAIGCVIYGIFNWNKEED, encoded by the coding sequence GTGTCACATGCTACCACACACCAATCATTAATAGAAAAAGGAGCAAGAACTATGCTGGGGATTGAAGATCCGTATATATTGTTGGCTTATATTCTTTCATTTCTGAGTGCTATTGGATGTGTTATCTACGGTATTTTTAATTGGAATAAAGAGGAAGATTAA
- a CDS encoding class I SAM-dependent methyltransferase, whose product MSYNPIGTVSNYADEKSLHILTLWKDSISKIESYNNLQSKFDNRYSHFIVVHDSFDFKFSEKQEEWNLRFTGDIGVSVVEFLKSDDNGVYVKGLFAENNSNVYEVLPYTSFDSLNATYPHPAMKELRTKVLGQILPNIDGNYILDIGCGVGSITMDIAEQNPDSSVYGIEIEENLINQCKMNSEILEISNVNFKTGDIYDLPFENDAVDTVTCFFMLHHLDDIPAGLEEIKRVLSGGGHLITTDPFGHHHGPEITEENWKNHFENAGFSTNIEKIGNALVTFATLK is encoded by the coding sequence ATGTCTTATAATCCAATAGGTACAGTTTCAAATTATGCAGATGAAAAATCTCTGCATATTCTCACATTGTGGAAGGACAGTATTAGTAAAATAGAATCTTATAATAACTTGCAATCAAAATTTGATAACAGGTATTCTCATTTTATAGTAGTCCATGATTCTTTTGATTTTAAATTTTCAGAAAAGCAGGAAGAATGGAACCTGAGGTTTACCGGTGATATCGGTGTTTCTGTTGTGGAATTTTTAAAATCCGATGATAATGGTGTATATGTAAAGGGCCTGTTTGCAGAAAATAATTCAAACGTTTATGAGGTTTTGCCATACACCTCTTTTGATTCATTAAATGCTACTTATCCACACCCAGCAATGAAAGAATTACGGACAAAAGTTCTTGGTCAGATACTTCCTAATATAGACGGGAATTATATACTTGACATTGGATGTGGAGTGGGTTCTATCACGATGGATATAGCAGAACAAAACCCAGATTCCAGTGTTTATGGTATAGAAATCGAGGAAAATTTGATAAACCAGTGTAAGATGAATTCAGAGATTCTGGAAATTTCAAATGTGAATTTTAAAACCGGTGATATCTACGACCTGCCATTTGAAAATGATGCAGTGGATACAGTGACTTGTTTCTTTATGCTGCATCATCTGGATGATATTCCTGCAGGTCTTGAGGAAATAAAAAGAGTTTTAAGCGGAGGCGGTCATTTAATCACAACTGATCCATTTGGACACCATCATGGACCTGAAATAACAGAAGAGAACTGGAAAAATCACTTCGAAAACGCTGGTTTTTCTACAAATATCGAAAAAATAGGTAACGCACTGGTTACTTTTGCAACATTAAAATAA